A stretch of DNA from Vibrio sp. ED004:
CAACCGTGAAGAATGGTTTAGCTCAAGCTTTATCGTTGGTTTGAGTATTGTGTCTGCAGTGAGCTTGGTTTACTTCGTGATAAACGAGTTACAACACAAGAAGCCACTGGTGAATTTGCGGCTATTGCGAGAACCGCAGTTTGCGATGTCTTGTATCGCCTATCTGATTTTAGGGATGGCGTTGCTCGGATCTATCTATGTATTGCCGCTGTATTTAACGCAAATTCAGCAATACAACGCGATGGAGATTGGTGAAGTTCTGATGTGGATGGGTTTTCCTCAGCTACTGATATTTCCAATCGTGCCTAAACTGACCCAAATCATTAAGCCCAAATACTTGGTGACCTTTGGCTTCGCGATGTTTGGTTTCAGTTGTTACGTGAACACCCACATGACGATTGATTTTGGTGGTCAGCAGTTGATTTTATCTATGCTTCTGCGCGCTATTGGCAGCCCATTTATTATGGTTCCGTTGTCTTTGGTTGCCATGAAGAACATCAGCAAAATGGACACTCCGGACGCTTCGACTTTAACCAACGTAATGCGCAACCTAGGTGGTGCGTTCAGCATTGCAATTATCGCGACGCTACTGGATAACAAAACTCGTGAGCATCTTGCACATATTAAAGAGTCGCTACCTTCAGTGAGTCAATTAGGTTGGCAAACACTCAAAGATCAGCAAGCGTTCTTTATTCAATCAGGCAGTGATGCCGCGACAGCGATGCAACAAGCGCAAGCTAGCCTGTTAGGAACCATGCAACGTGACGCCGCTATCATGGCTTATAACGATGTGTTCTTGATGATGACGGTATTCTTGGCTCTAGCTGCAGTATTGATATTGACTATGAGGGATTAAACCTAAAATCAATGTCATCCTAGATTTAACCATGCAAAAATATGAAGCCCGATAACCAATCAGTTACCGAGCTTTTATTGTTTGAATTGCCGTTTCTTAAGAGAAAACAGTTAGTACTTAAACAGTACTTTTACATCACCGCTCAACGCAGATTCGTCAACATAACCAATAGCATTGGCGTTTGAAGAAACGTGATTAATAACGGCGCTGTAATCTGCAACTTGAACCGGGGCTTCTGCTTTACCAGTAAACACCAAGCGAGCCCACGCTGATTGCAGTTGAGATTCAGAGCGTCCCGTTGCTACTTCATGGAAAGCAATACGACCAGCAGCACCATCCACAAGCTCTACGATTTGCGCTTTGCTACCATTACCCAGTTGGTTTGATTTACCCATGAATAATTTTTTCACATCCGCGCTCGATAAAGCATCAACACCTGCGCTATTACCGATAACAACCATACCTGCAGA
This window harbors:
- a CDS encoding MDR family MFS transporter; the encoded protein is MSSAGVVTSTHDEDKVSTRHWIALFGGLIGAFMAILDIQITNSSLKDIQGALSATLDESSWISTSYLVAEMIAIPLSGWLSKALGKRRYLTWTTAIFTISSLLCSFSWNMTSMIVFRAMQGFSGGALIPLAFSLVIQLLPINKRAVGMALFGVTATFAPSIGPTFGGWLTENFSWHYIFYINIPPALLVITMIRYGLDDEKLDLGTLKKADWFGIATMALGLGCLEVVLEEGNREEWFSSSFIVGLSIVSAVSLVYFVINELQHKKPLVNLRLLREPQFAMSCIAYLILGMALLGSIYVLPLYLTQIQQYNAMEIGEVLMWMGFPQLLIFPIVPKLTQIIKPKYLVTFGFAMFGFSCYVNTHMTIDFGGQQLILSMLLRAIGSPFIMVPLSLVAMKNISKMDTPDASTLTNVMRNLGGAFSIAIIATLLDNKTREHLAHIKESLPSVSQLGWQTLKDQQAFFIQSGSDAATAMQQAQASLLGTMQRDAAIMAYNDVFLMMTVFLALAAVLILTMRD